From a single Nicotiana tomentosiformis chromosome 2, ASM39032v3, whole genome shotgun sequence genomic region:
- the LOC104094582 gene encoding UPF0725 protein At3g44770-like — protein sequence MAENPPSEGTRKLEEDGGPEDCYDSDDDLIMYADGRKMCIQLQKEYHRQVKESEGFDITLDLTLDAAIGAPIIPQRGKENKPKFVDLSQLTIATFNSQNATKYEFVKNVTVNTSYAAGMWCYITFQARDADDTIKTFQALAWWGIDGDRDVRFCRFKKSSKC from the exons ATGGCGGAGAATCCTCCTAGTGAGGGGACGCGAAAATTGGAAGAGGATGGAGGACCAGAAGATTGCTACGATTCTGATGATGATCTTATTATGTATGCGGACGGTCGCAAAATGTGTATCCAACTTCAGAAAGAGTATCACAGGCAAGTCAAGGAGAGCGAG GGTTTTGATATCACTCTGGATTTGACTTTGGATGCTGCTATTGGGGCTCCAATTATTCCTCAACGGGGTAAGGAGAACAAACCCAAATTTGTTGACCTCTCCCAGTTAACCATTGCAACTTTCAATTCACAGAAT GCTACAAAATACGAATTTGTGAAAAATGTGACTGTGAACACATCATATGCTGCTGGGATGTGGTGTTATATCACCTTTCAAGCCAGGGATGCTGACGATACCATAAAGACCTTTCAAGCATTGGCGTGGTGGGGAATTGATGGAGATAGAGATGTGAGATTTTGCAGGTTTAAGAAATCATCCAAGTGTTGA
- the LOC104094587 gene encoding uncharacterized protein, with translation MVVWSEKSAEEEESVREKGGSGSGEAAEGLVRMRKRFQEPVPSALEKSKRKAAAKGKKKVVEPVEAVEIEEMDLVLRDEDEAEEMEVVTPKANKIKTSTKKSVSKTKSAGPSILAKRTRSTLNSRKVKVVGEEEGSEEEEQESDAKKDKMVKIGK, from the exons ATGGTAGTATGGAGTGAGAAATCtgctgaagaagaagaaagtgtgAGAGAAAaagggggaagtgggtctggcgaagcTGCTGAGGGGTTGGTTAGGATGAGGAAGAGGTTCCAAGAACCTGTTCCATCT GCCCTAGAGAAAAGTAAGAGAAAAGCTGCTGCAAAGGGAAAGAAGAAGGTGGTTGAACCTGTTGAGGcagttgaaattgaggagatgGACCTGGTTCTTCGTGATGAAGATGAGGCAGAAGAAAtggaggttgtgactccaaaGGCAAACAAGATCAAGACTTCCACAAAGAAGTCTGTTTCAAAGACAAAGTCTGCAGGGCCCTCTATCTTGGCTAAAAGAACCAGGTCTACCTTGAATTCTAGAAAAGTAAAAGTAGTGGGAGAAGAAGAAGGgagtgaagaagaagaacaagaatcTGATGCAAAGAAGGATAAGATGGTTAAGATTGGGAAATGA